Proteins from one Triticum aestivum cultivar Chinese Spring chromosome 7A, IWGSC CS RefSeq v2.1, whole genome shotgun sequence genomic window:
- the LOC123150023 gene encoding ribosome production factor 1, with product MAREDRKRRQPDGDEAADEGERRGRRDKRPKEEKPAPPLPSEIRNKEKRSEVYAKLKREKKAQKRRLGRERGQAAQRAAELGEEVPEKQVPRTIENTREPDETVCRPDDQELFAGNDADEFNAVLKQVVTPKVLITTCRFNSGRGPAFIKELMQVIPNAQYVNRGTYDLKKIVEYANNREFTSVMVVHTNRREPDALLIINLPEGPTAHFKLSKLVLRKDIKNHGNPTSHKPELVLNNFTTRLGHRVGRMIQSLFPQDPNFRGRRVVTFHNQRDYIFFRHHRYIFEEKEKKIVSKDKKSKGETKTEKQINCRLQECGPRFTLKLLTLQHGTFDTKSGEYEWVHKPDLDTSRRRFFL from the exons ATGGCGAGGGAGGACAGGAAGCGGAGGCAGCCcgacggcgacgaggcggcggacgAGGGCGAGAGGAGGGGGCGGAGGGACAAGAGGCCCAAGGAGGAGAAGccggcgccgccgctgccgtcggagATCAGGAACAAGGAGAAGCGCAGCGAGGTGTACGCCAAGCTCAAGCGCGAGAAGAAGGCCCAGAAGCGCAGGCTCGGCCGTGAGCGCGGTCAGGCCGCCCAGCGCGCCGCCGAGCTCGGCGAGGAG GTGCCGGAGAAGCAGGTGCCCCGGACGATCGAGAACACCAGGGAGCCCGACGAGACCGTCTGCCGGCCTGACGACCAGGAG CTGTTTGCAGGGAATGATGCTGATGAATTCAATGCAGTGCTTAAACAAGTAGTAACCCCGAAAGTATTGATTACCACATGCCGCTTCAATTCAGGG AGAGGACCTGCTTTTATTAAGGAGTTAATGCAAGTGATTCCAAATGCTCAATATGTTAATAGAGGAACTTATGACCTCAAGAAA ATTGTGGAATATGCAAATAACAGAGAGTTCACTTCAGTCATGGTTGTCCACACAAATCGACGGGAACCTG ATGCGCTGCTGATCATCAACCTACCTGAGGGCCCTACTGCACATTTTAAGCTATCCAAGCTCGTTCTGCGGAAGGATATAAAG AACCATGGGAACCCTACAAGTCATAAGCCAGAGTTGGTGTTGAACAATTTTACTACGCGCCTTGGTCATCGTGTTGGGAG GATGATACAATCTCTTTTCCCTCAAGACCCAAATTTCCGTGGCCGCCGAGTTGTGACCTTCCACAATCAGCGAGACTATATATTTTTCCGTCATCACAG GTACATCTTTgaggagaaagaaaagaaaatcgtTTCAAAGGACAAGAAATCGAAGGGTGAAACCAAAACTGAGAAGCAAATAAACTGTCGCCTTCAG GAATGTGGCCCTCGGTTCACCCTCAAGCTGCTCACATTGCAACACGGGACCTTCGACACCAAAAGCGGAGAGTACGAGTGGGTTCACAAG CCTGACCTGGACACGAGCAGGAGAAGGTTTTTCCTGTGA
- the LOC123151007 gene encoding uncharacterized protein: MEDALEIKDVEEIVEAILIRLPPGEPENFVCASLVCKLWCHLLSDNGFLGRYRAFHNTPPMLGLLHSWFCNDPFIPITKFIPRGHPKHNNVAFCRHGRVLFSDWVIWFPMTGNTRELPAPQRGENWNTDECAAVLCAVDGCDHGACQSGPFFVVSVGLDEEKVATTIVYSSETSTWSAPTSLDLGFIESDISLSWMPGVLSGGALHFTLMHDARLGVLKYDLGTSCLSEIEPAFEIQSARYDSHALIAPEDGQLGIARLNGFNLSAYWREVCHDQVATWKKSEVIDLKKHLLASDPMISHTELVGSVERTAIIFATTNIGTYMIDLKSLRPKKLTSELRLFNHPWALFPYFSFYNPPVGQVENVAGLGESEMGSIDEESGESESRSSDRESGESDAGSSEGEMRKLMLEAPMVKQKKPKLETSSTKHRP; encoded by the exons ATGGAAGATGCTTTGGAGATCAAGGACGTGGAAGAAATCGTAGAGGCAATCCTCATCCGCCTCCCGCCTGGTGAGCCTGAGAATTTCGTCTGTGCATCCCTCGTCTGCAAACTGTGGTGCCACCTCCTCTCCGACAATGGCTTCCTCGGCCGCTATCGAGCCTTCCATAATACACCACCTATGCTCGGACTTCTCCATAGTTGGTTCTGCAATGACCCCTTCATCCCCATCACCAAATTTATCCCCCGTGGTCACCCTAAACACAATAATGTGGCCTTCTGCCGCCACGGCCGTGTCCTATTTTCAGATTGGGTTATCTGGTTCCCCATGACGGGCAACACTAGGGAGCTACCAGCACCGCAGAGAGGCGAAAATTGGAATACTGATGAATGTGCAGCTGTGCTTTGTGCCGTTGACGGTTGCGACCATGGGGCTTGCCAATCGGGCCCATTTTTTGTGGTCTCCGTCGGCCTTGACGAGGAGAAGGTGGCCACGACGATCGTGTATTCTTCGGAGACGAGTACTTGGAGCGCCCCGACCTCCCTTGACCTAGGCTTTATTGAGAGTGATATCAGTCTCTCTTGGATGCCCGGTGTGCTCTCCGGAGGCGCGCTACATTTTACCTTGATGCACGATGCTCGTCTTGGTGTACTTAAGTATGACTTGGGAACATCTTGCCTATCAGAGATTGAGCCGGCGTTTGAGATCCAGAGCGCCCGCTATGACTCTCATGCCCTGATTGCGCCGGAGGACGGCCAACTGGGGATTGCGAGGCTCAATGGTTTCAATCTCTCTGCGTACTGGAGGGAGGTTTGTCACGACCAGGTTGCAACGTGGAAAAAATCTGAAGTCATCGATCTAAAGAAGCATCTCCTTGCAAGCGATCCCATGATCTCACATACTGAGTTGGTTGGCTCTGTTGAAAGAACGGCTATCATCTTCGCAACCACAAATATTGGCACCTACATGATTGATCTCAAGTCACTAAGGCCGAAGAAGCTCACGAGCGAGCTTCGTCTTTTCAACCATCCATGGGCTCTGTTCCCCTATTTTAGCTTCTACAATCCACCAG TGGGACAAGTTGAGAACGTGGCCGGTTTAGGAGAAAGTGAAATGGGAAGCATTGATGAGGAATCGGGAGAGAGTGAATCTAGAAGCAGTGACAGGGAATCAGGAGAAAGTGATGCTGGAAGCAGCGAGGGCGAAATGAGAAAACTGATGCTGGAAGCACCGATGGTGAAGCAAAAGAAGCCGAAGCTAGAAACATCATCGACGAAGCATAGACCTTGA